A single window of Eucalyptus grandis isolate ANBG69807.140 chromosome 1, ASM1654582v1, whole genome shotgun sequence DNA harbors:
- the LOC104443422 gene encoding E3 ubiquitin-protein ligase RHA1B, producing the protein MGFPLGYTEVCLPKLFVHALCLLGFLRNLIFSLFHFLGLSDFLDTDAAPFPAESRPSPAAPAAAGSPPVSALLIREMLPVVRFESLVDPPESCAVCLYEFEGRPEEEIRWLSNCRHVFHRECLDRWMDCDQDTCPLCRTQFVPDGMREEFHQRLRAASGVGDFAISED; encoded by the coding sequence atgggattcCCGCTGGGCTACACGGAGGTCTGCCTGCCGAAGCTCTTCGTCCACGCCCTCTGCCTCCTCGGCTTCCTCAGGAACCTCATCTTCTCCCTCTTCCACTTCCTCGGCCTCTCCGACTTCCTCGACACCGACGCCGCCCCCTTCCCCGCCGAGTCCCGGCCGTCGCCCGctgcccccgccgccgccgggagcCCCCCCGTCTCCGCCCTCCTGATCCGGGAGATGCTGCCCGTCGTCAGGTTCGAGAGCCTGGTCGACCCGCCCGAGAGCTGCGCCGTGTGCCTGTACGAGTTCGAGGGGCGGCCGGAGGAGGAGATCAGGTGGCTCAGCAACTGCCGGCACGTCTTCCACCGGGAGTGCCTGGACCGGTGGATGGACTGCGATCAGGACACCTGCCCGCTGTGCAGGACCCAGTTCGTGCCCGACGGCATGCGGGAGGAGTTCCATCAACGGCTGCGGGCTGCTTCTGGGGTCGGCGATTTCGCCATTTCTGAGGACTGA